TCCTGTGCGGTGCGAGTGTCCCCATCATCACTGGTCACGTGTGCTGTGAGACGCAGGCATGGGGCTGAATGTGTTACTGGTGTTGGAGGAAACTGCTCAGAAATGAGGGAGAGGCTCCTGGCTGTGACCCCTGCTCCCGCTGAAGCTCCCCAAGCCTCAGTATCTGCCCCCCCAACCCTGGGGCTGGGGGCAAGGACCTCGGCATCTCAGCCTCCAGCTGAACTGACTCTATCATGGACTGCTTGGTCATTTCCTGGCTGGTCCCCGTGTCCCCAGCTGTGTGGCTAGATTAGGGCTTGCCATACCAGGACACCGTCTCATCCAATCCCCTCTCCAACCCCGAGTTCTTCTTTCCTCCCCACGGTTCCCACAGGATGCCCCTGCTCCCCGACCTTGCCCCACCACTGTGGCCCAGCCCTGACCACACAGAAACCAAGAACCCCTAGGGCGGGCCCGCCCCAGGGTAGGATGGGATAGCTCCTTCTGAGGTCTGGAGGGGGATCTCATTCAGGAGAGAGGAGCACCTTCCCCTCTGGGTGGGACATGGAGAGGTCTCTGGGGTGAAGGCCTGAAGGAAAGGGAGCTCGGGGTGCTCTCTGGCCTAGCTGGCTGCCTCCCTCCAGCTCAGGCACGGCCGTAGCCCCTGGTCACACCTGGGACCCCAGGTGGAGGGTGGGCCCAGGACAGGAAAAGAAGGGGCTTTGAGAAGAGGAAGCAGTTCCCTCCCAGAGATAGCCGCCGCTGGGCTCCCCTAAGACCCCCAGGACAGTACGTGGTCAGCACTGGGGGCTCTGGCTGAAGACCAAAACCTCCTCAATCCTCAGCAGACCCCAGGCTCACCAGGCTTTCTGCTCTCTCCATCTTCCTCTGCATCTACCTGAGGGCTTGTGTTGCGTTAAGCAGCATGACGTCCGGCAGCCCCCACAGAGGGCCAGGGGCATTTACGGGGGGTCCACTCCCCTCTTCTGACCTCTGACCTGGTGTCCTGCCTGCCAGAGCCGGGGGTGTGGATTTGGGAGGAGAGGGCTTCAGGAGGGGCCAAGAGCTCTTGATTGGGGGGTAGGGATGTCGTGCAGAGGGCTGGTTCCAAGAAAGGGAGGGACGTGGTTCCAGAGGGCTGGAACCGAGATGTGACTGGCCAGCAAGAAGTGGCCACTTGGCCCCCGGGGGCTTCCTGGGCTGGGCCGGGGCTGGAGGTTCCATCTCACTGGCTGAGCACCTAGAGCCGGAGTGACCCCAGCTGCCCGATCTCCTTAGGCCAGGCCTGGGGCCGCCCACCCACTCGTGAGGACAGGGGCTGGCTTATCTCACACGGCCCTGTTAACTCCTCCACGGGCACTCaggaagttgggggtgggggtccagCCAGGCAGGAAGACCGAGGTCAGCCGGCCACAGCCCAGAGCAGCGAGCACCCAGCTCCACCAACATGTGGGTACTCTTGCTGCTGTGGCCTCTGGCCCTGGGGTTCAGCCTGGGTGACACCCTGACCCCCATCGGCTTTGAGGACACGGGGAGCACAGCAGAAGGCGATGGTGAGTGACCTCGGGCCCTGCCTTGGGACTGAGAGGGAGGTCGCCCAGAGCCAGCAAAGACAgcgaactgggggtgggggggggggtcttccagcccagcctggaGTCCACAGGGGCTGGGGTTGTCTGTGTCCAGCTCTGTCCCGGGGGCTCCTGAGAACTGGGGCCCACTccagtttctcaggaggtagcACCATCCAGTCGGGAAACCAGATGAGGGATCGGTGGGTGGGGGTTAGGGGTGGTGATGCTTCTATCCCCTTCCCTCTGGATCGCTCTCCCCACAGACATCACACAGAGGCCCCACCCCCGCAGCTTCCCCGGCCAGCCCTGTGCCAATGACAGCAACACCCTGGAGCTCCCTCCCAACTCTCGGGCCCTGCTGCTGGGCTGGGTGCCCACGAGGCTGGTGCCTGCGCTCTATGGGCTGGCCCTGGCAGTGGGGCTGCCCGCCAACGGCCTGGCGCTGTGGGTGCTGGCCACGCAGGTGCCCCGACTGCCCTCCACCATGCTGCTGATGAACCTGGCGGCCGCTGACCTGCTGCTGGCGCTGGCGCTGCCGCCACGGATTGCCTACCACCTGCGGGGCCAGCGCTGGCCCTTCGGCGAGGCCGCCTGCCGCCTGGACACGGCCGCACTCTACGGCCACCTGTACGGCTCCCTGTTGCTGCTGGCCGCTGTCAGCCTGGACCGCTACCTAGCTGTGGTGCACCCGCTGCGGGCCCGCACCCTGCGAGGCCAGCGCCTGGCCAGCGGGCTCTGCGTCACAGCCTGGCTGGCGGCGGCTGCCCTGGCGATGCCCCTGGCGCTGCAGCAGCAGACCTTCCGGCTGTCACGCTCTGACCACGTGCTATGTCACGACGTGCTGCCCACCGGTGCCCAGGCCTCCTACTGGCGGCCCGCCTTCATCTGCCTGGCGGGGTTCGGCTGCTTCCTGCCGCTGCTGGCCATGGTGCTGAGCTACGGGGCCACTCTACGCACGCTGGCGGCTGGGGGCCGGCGGTACGGCCACGCGCTGCGGCTGACCGCGCTGGTGCTGGTCTCCGCCGTGGCCCTCTTCGCGCCCAGCAACGTGCTGCTGCTGTTGCACTTCTCAAACCCTGGCCCTGACGCCTGGGGGGACCTGTACGCCGCCTACGTGCCCAGCCTGGCGCTCAGCACCCTCAACAGCTGTGTGGACCCCTTCATCTATTACTTCGTGTCTGCCGAGTTCAGGAGCAAGGTGCAGGAGGGGTTGCTCCGCCGGGGACCTGGCACGGCCACGGCCTCCAGGGAGGGCGGCAGCCGGGCGACGGGGACCCGGTCCTCCTCACTCATGTGACAGGCCCTTCACAGGCTGGATGAACAGGAAGGGAGTCATTCTGGGTTGAATAGGGTCCCCTCCAGATTCACATCCACTGGGAACCTCCCAAGTTGagcttatttggaaacagggtctttgcaggtATGATTAGCTAGAATGAGGTCACACTGGAGTAcagggtgggccctaaatccaatgtgactggtgtccttacaagaaaaGGATGCAGAGACATACAGAGAAAGCCACTTGACAGTGGGGGCAGAGGTGGGGTGACGTGGCCGCAAGCCACAGACTGCTGGCAGCGACTAGAAGCAGCCAGGGGAGCAGCCTGGGGCAGTCTCCCTAGGAGCCCCCAGAGGGAGCAACGCTGCCtacaccttaatcttggacttctagcctccagaactgccaGAGAATAAACTTCTGATGTTTGAAGCCACCTGGTTTGTGGTACTCAGTTATGGAAGCCCCAGGAAAAGATGGGGATTCAATGTAGTTTTCTGGGTCTGATCAGCTCCCTTGTGACTGAGTCCAAGGTAGGGATGCTGCCTTAAGACCTGCTGTAGGATCCCACCCAAGAGGAGGCTTGGGCCCCTGACACCCCCGGGGGCCAAAGCAGCTGGGAGCCCTGTTGGCTGTCCTTCTCATCCCCAGAAGCCAGGCTCCAGCTTTGGGATGGGCTTTATGGCTCTGAGGCTCCCACCTCAGTCCCCCAAAGCCTGGTGCAACCCATCTTGGGAGCTATGGAGTTCAGCCTCCTGCTGTGACCCTGGTTACCAGACATCACCTCCTGCTCCTCACCTGTGGTCTGATTCCTCTCTGTCAGCTCCCCAGTGGAGCGGGTGGGTGGGCAATAGGAGTAAGATTTAGGGTGTGCACCCAGGCTCAGGGGGCTGCAGCTCTGCAAACACCACCCCCAGCCACTTGAAGGCTGCTTTGAATCGAGTTGGGGGACACCACATGTGGAGGGGCGACCGCAGCcccagacacgcacacacacacatacataacctGCTGCTTCCCACCCAGGCGGGCAGCGCGGGGCAGGGTGTCGGGAGCCACTGAGGCATCAGCTGTGGGGGTAAGCAAGCCATCCCCAGAAGCAGAGGGAATGGGCACCATTTCTGGGCTCCCCATTGAGTTCCTGTCTCAGGTCTGGGGAAGAGTGACCAgccccaggacacacacacacacatgctcacccACGTAAGAGGGAGCCTGCGGCCGTGTGAGTAATGTCAATGAAGCATATTGTGTCACTAACCTGGTGTGAGGAGGTACTGGAGCATCCCAAGATGTTACCATTGGGGAAGTTGGGTGAAAGGATACGTGAGACCTCCCTCTGTtgttatgttgctgttgtttagtcgctcagtcgtatcccactctttgccaccccatggactgtagcccgccaggcttctctgtccatgggatttcccagacaagaatcctggagagggttgtcatgtccttctccaggggatcttcctgacccaaggatggaacccacgtctcctgtattgacagccGGGTTCTAAGCCCCCATATTGGAATGATTCTTTACAAATGCACTGAATTTATGATGATCTTGGGGTTCAGGTGTTCCAAagcctcctccccatcctccttgGAAAGGCTGGGCTGTGGATGAAGGGATGGAAGCAAAGGGCCAGATGAGAGCCGGCTTCAGCCCCTGGAGCTGCCCCTCAGCCTCCCCAGCCCACAGGAGGTTCAAGCCTGCCAGGGACTTGAAGGAAATGAGCTTTTATTACACCAGCAGCCTCCATGGCAAGTGGGCAACAGGGCCTTGGCCAAGGGAACTGTAACCCTGTAGGCTGGTGGGGGTCAGGGATCAGCACACTGCATGTCGGGGACCCCCAGGCTGGGCCGCCCCCTCAGGGTCTCCGTACTGTCCCGAGATGAGCTGTGTGGGCTGAAATAAATACCACCGCGGAGGGAGAAGACAGGCCAACACAGGGGAGGAGCAGCTCGGAGGCAGGTCTGCGCGCATGGCTTCGGTTGGTCCAGAGCTGGGACACCCTCCGAGGTTGCTAGTGGGAGTGACAATCCTCCAGCTGGGGTCCCGGGAGAGCAGGGGTTCAAGGGGCGGTGAGGTCCAGAAGCAGGAAGATGAAAGTGCATCTTCTTAGAGCCCAGAACTTCCCCACAGAGCCTGGTGCCATCCAGACCTAACATTCAGGGGGCCCCTGAGGCAAGATGGGGCTGCAGGGGCTGGGACAGATCTGGGGCAACTTGGGGTTCGGGTCCTGGGGCTCAGCAGCTTGGGTGGCCCAAAGGGAGGCTGGGACTTCTGCATTTTGGAGAAGAGGGGCCTGTTTTGTTTCCAAGTTGCTGACGCTGTGTCCGAGACTTGGCCAGAGTTGTGTCCCCTCAGAAACAGGCCTTTGGCCACGAGTCCTTCCCAGAGATGTCCCTTCTCTGGGGAGCAGCGTGTCAGGCTGTGAGAGCTCCTCCAGCTACCCAGCCTGTGGGCTACGGGGTGGGGCGCCTGGAACTCCAGCTgcagctggggaggagggggaaggggccTCCAGCCACCCCACTGACTGTCCTCCCTGTTGAGGTGGGGGCTGGGCCCCCGGGAGGCCCACCATCCATCAGGGTAGGTCTCTGCCAGTCCACGTATCGGGTTCGACTGGAAGCAGGGGTCACCTGGGGTGGGGTCTACCAGCCCCTAAACAGTCAAGTCTCCTGTCGCCAGCCCTCTTTCGGCAGGTAGAAATCACGGCCTGATCACGTCTTCCAGCTTGGAGTTTTAGGAGGAGAAGCCACTCTGACTGAtaggagagaagggaagatgCCTGTGGGCTGCAGGCCTTGGGGGAGGGGCTGCGGACCCCTCCCTTGCACTGGCCGCCAAGGGGCACTCAGGATGGCTGCTTCCACCCACTGAGACAGGAGCACCCCCCTGGAACAGAGGTGGGGGTACATGGTCCAGCCAGACCCCTCACAGTGGCGGGATGGGGTGCTCACTTTTGGTAAGAATGAGCATAGCTTTCGTGGGACCACCGTTCAAATCGAGAACGTATCCGTGGAACTCGATCAGCTATGAGAAGCCAGGAACTACTGATCTGACACCAGCCATGGATGCGCTGTCAGTGGTTCACTTTTCTCACTCACTCTACTGAGTGAGAAAAAGCCAATCTCGAAAGGCTACATACCCCGTGATTCTGTTTACAAAGCAGCCCTGAAGTGACAAAATTATAGGGTGGGAAGACAGATGAATGGCTACGGGGAAAGCAAGGTGGACATGGCTATAAAACAGCAGCTAGAGGGATCCTTGAGGTGATGGGCTGTCCAGGAGCTTGACTGCAGTCATGATTACAGAAAGCTACCAGTGctgaaaggggcttccctcatggctcagctggtcaagaatctgcctgcaatgcaggagaccctggtttgattcctgggttgggagaaatcctctggagaagggataggctacccactccagtgttcttgggcttctcttgtgctggtaaagaatcagcctgcaatgaagcagaactgggttcgatccctgggttgggaggatcccctggagaagggaaaggctacccactccagtgttctggcctagagaattccatggactgtatagtccatggggtggcaaagagtcggacatgactgagtgactttcactttcacgtgtgCGGGAACTGCAGACTCAACGGCCGTCGAGTACACGTAAATGTGGTGAAATGAGTGAGAAGGGCAGACTGCACTCACGTCAGTTTCCGGGTATGACACTGTAACTTGAATTCTTGGTCATGTTACCAATGAGGGGAACTGGATGAAGGGCACCTAAAGCTCTCTctgttatttcttacaactgcctGTGAGCCTACAGTGGCTTCAAATTTTCAAGTTTAATAAAAATCTCCCCTtccataatgaaaataaaagcagatcTGTCTCAGAAGACACTGGAAACAGTGGGCAACACCTGGAAGACTTTAAAGGTGTTatcattcagtcgctaagttgtgtccgaatcttttgtgaccccatggactgcagccctccaggcttttctctgtctgtggaattctccaggcaagaatagtggagtgggttgccatttccttctcccgaggattttccccacccagggatcgaacccgcgtttcctgcattgataggtggattctttaccactgagtcaccactgtgctgctgctgctaagtcacttcagtcgtgtccgactctgtgcgaccccacagacagcagcccaccaggctcccctgtccctgggattctccaggcaagaacaccggagtgggttgccattcccttctccaatgcatgaaagtgaaaagggaaagtgaagtcgctcagtcgtgtccaactcctagcgaccccatggactgcagcccaccaggctcctccgtccatgggattttccaggcaagagtgctggggtggggtgccattgccttctccggagtcaCCACTGTACATATGACAATTATAGCATGAGGGACGGGAGGGGAcaacacatggacataaccagctCCAAAGTTGCTACGTTTTGGCGAAATGGTTACCATACTCCCACCAAGTAGGCTGTGAAAAGTTTAAAGATGTATATAGTTTGGTTCCTCAGAGCTACCACGATAACTGAATTAAAGTGGAATTCTAAAAGATATTCAATTAATACAAAAGAGGGCATGGAGccgacttccctgctggtccagtggttgagaatctgcctggcaacagcaggagacatggcttcgatGCCTGTTCAGGGAtctaagattccacaggctgcgGAACAACTAGGCCCACACACCacccaccactgctgctgctgctgctgctgctgctgtatcgcttcagtcgtgtccaactctgcacaaccccacagacggcagcccaccaggctcccctgtccctgggattctccaggcaagaacactggagtgggttgccatttccttctccagtgcatgaaagtgaaaagtgaaagtgaagtcgcccagtcgcgtccaactcttttcgaccccatggaccgcagcctaccaggctcctccgttcatgggatcttccaggcaagagtactggagtggggtgccatcgccttctccccacCCACCACTAAGGAGTCCAtatgctgtaactactgaagcccgagggccacaactactgagccttcaaGACACAATTGGAGCTTGAAGAGCTTCCGTGCTCTGCAATGAAAGAGCCCCCACACTGTAACTAAAATccaatgtagccaaataaatgaattaaaaaaaatttttttaaagaaatttgattaggaaggagagaagagagagaatgtgTGAAGTGGAGGTGGGGGAAAGAGGGCACGGaagggaaaatgaaacaaaatactgCAGCAGTAACCCTAGACCCAGCTCCACCAGTAATTACACGCGTGTGAACTAAACCCAGTGCCTAGTGCAAGACGGTACACCCTCAAGTCTCCAGGACTTTGGTGAGTGCTGGTAGAAAAGTTTTCCTACTGGTTTGCTGAGTGGGAATATAAACCAGCCTTTGCCACCAGCATGGGGTGGAGAGACCCTTTACCACCCAGGAAGGCAGGGCTCTGAGGCTTGCCAGTGCAGCCAGTCTCCAGGGCCTGGCACTTACCTAAGCTGATAGATCAacctgttgtttaaaccacttgAGTTGAGTTGGCTCAAACCAAAAGatttgcctcctccaggaagccccttcCCAGCCTCCCCACACAGAGCTCTCTGGTGACATTTCCTCCATCCTTCCCAACTCCACTTGGGCTCCTCTGAGCTCTTTGTCACCTCAGTCTCAAATTCCAGGCTTCCGTGTTCATCTTGACACTGTCCAGCTGGAGCAAGAATCTGGCTAACGTATCAATTTAGCCAGAACCCCATATCCTCCATATTGATCCCTCTTGATATCTGATTGGGTTCTTCATCCTGCCCTGCTCCTCCCCATCTCTCATGATCTCTCAATCAACCTGGCCTGCCATCAGCAAGAATAAGGTTCAGTCTCTTTAGCTAGAAtatcccccctccaccccctatTGTTTCCTCTCAGTAATTTTCCATTCACTGactccccttccccactcctTGGCTATGCTtactatgctcagtcatgtctgactctttgcaaccccacggactgtagcctaccaactgctctgtccatggggattctccaggcaagaatactagagtgggttgccatgccctcctccaggggatcttcccaacccagggatcaaacccaggtctcccacattgcaggcagattcttcatcagctgagccaccaaggaagcccaagaatactggagtgcggagcctatcccttctccaggggatcttctcgacccaggaattaaaccagagtctcctgcattgcaggcagattctttaccagctgggctaccagggaagtgctccttggctataaatttcgccccccaccttttttttttttttttttaggtgtgtgtgcttagttgctttgcTTAGTCGAGTCCAATTCTtcttgaccccgtggactgtagacttccaggctcctctgtccatgggattgtccaggcaagaacactggagtgggctgccattcccttctccaggggatcttcccaacccagggatcgaacccaggtgtcctgcattgcaggcagattctttaccgtctgagccagttGGGTACAATTTCAACCCCACTGCAAGACTCCATAGCACCCCCTCTTGAAAAAAACATTCCTTGCATCatgaataacttttttaaaagggtGAGTGGGTCTCAGGGACAGGTTTGTCCTGAGGTCCAGTCCTTGGGAGGGCTTCTTAAGCTCACCTTATACATATAAGTTGCTCTCTGATATGCACTGAGTGGATGCAGGTCAAGGGAGAACAGGTTATCCACCTCATCCCCCAAAACCTTGCAGGTCGACCCTCCATCAGTAGCTTCCACAGTGGAGGGAGACTGGGGGCAGATTCAGCTCTCACCTGTCCTCTGCTTCCTTATCCAAGTCCACCAACTCATGGCCAGCTGCCAGGTGCCCGGTGTCCAGGGGACCCAAGTCATACTCGTAGCTGTACAAGGCCAAGGCTGGTGTCGGCTGCTCTGGAAGGAAGGACTGAGTCAGTAGGGAACGCACTGGAGAGAGAGGATCTGAATGACCAACAGCCCAGGGGGCTTGAGGAAGGATGTGTGGCCCAGAGCAACAGATAGGAGGTGAGGTCACAAGGTGGGGAAGGGGACACAGAAATCAGAGATGGGGAGACTCAGAAAAGCACCAAGTTAGGATGGGGCTGGAGAGAGACTGACCAAGACGGAGGAGATGCAAAGGGTTCTTGTTGCtaagactcttgcaaccccagggactgtagcccaatatgagattttccaggcaagaacactggagtgggttaccatttcctcctccaggggatcttccccacccagggatcaaaaacgtgtctcctgcattgcaggcaaactctaccgctgagccaccaagggagcccaGTGCAAACGGACCCAGACGCAAAGAGGTGATGAGAGGAGATGGCACGATGGAGAAGATGGAGTGATACATTCCGGGATGAGGTGGAGccccgaggccggccctggggtGGGTCCTCACCAAGCGCGCAGCGGCCAGGGGGCGCGGGCTCCAGTCTCACGCGGCGGCGGCAGGCGGCCTCCTGCAGATGGCAGGCGCTGGCGTAGACAACGCCGTCGGAGCCACACACCGGCTCCCCGCTGATGCTGCAGGCGCGGGCGCAGCCACAGCGCGTGACTGTCACCCCCTCCTCCGGAACGGCCACGGGACCTCGCTCTTCAGGGGACCAGCCTGGCGGGCGAGGCGAAGCTGTCAGGGCCCTGGGAACTCCAAGCTCCCCACTTGGCCCTCGCCTCTGCCTGGGCCTGGGATGGAGAAGTCCCTAGGGGCCAGGACCACGATCCACAGAGTGGAGACAGTGCCCGGGAAGCCCTGAGCCCTGACCTGGTGGAATTTCACGTGAGTATTTGCCTAgtatttatgaaaacaaaattaaaaaaataaaacttttgaacTAAATGCAATCTAAATTCAAGaagtttggaaaataaagaaaagggttcccagtaattccactccgcCCTTCGCTGCCGCCAGTCTGAGCT
The DNA window shown above is from Bos indicus x Bos taurus breed Angus x Brahman F1 hybrid chromosome 7, Bos_hybrid_MaternalHap_v2.0, whole genome shotgun sequence and carries:
- the F2RL3 gene encoding proteinase-activated receptor 4, producing the protein MWVLLLLWPLALGFSLGDTLTPIGFEDTGSTAEGDDITQRPHPRSFPGQPCANDSNTLELPPNSRALLLGWVPTRLVPALYGLALAVGLPANGLALWVLATQVPRLPSTMLLMNLAAADLLLALALPPRIAYHLRGQRWPFGEAACRLDTAALYGHLYGSLLLLAAVSLDRYLAVVHPLRARTLRGQRLASGLCVTAWLAAAALAMPLALQQQTFRLSRSDHVLCHDVLPTGAQASYWRPAFICLAGFGCFLPLLAMVLSYGATLRTLAAGGRRYGHALRLTALVLVSAVALFAPSNVLLLLHFSNPGPDAWGDLYAAYVPSLALSTLNSCVDPFIYYFVSAEFRSKVQEGLLRRGPGTATASREGGSRATGTRSSSLM